Proteins from a genomic interval of Paenibacillus lentus:
- a CDS encoding dihydrodipicolinate synthase family protein, producing the protein MALLEKFHGILPALYACYDDEGNISETRTKDLCDYLLGKGVQGVYVGGSSGECIYQNLDERKATLTYAAHQLKGKMTLIAHVGAPSTRDSIELAKHAAELGYDALSAIPPIYFKLPDRAVYKYWSDIIEATSLPFIIYNIPQTTGYTLSPALFAKLLENKKVIGVKNSSMPTMDIERFKRVGGEDVIVFNGPDEQFVSGRIMGADAGIGGTYASMPELFLQANEFVMAGKFAEATVIQSDINDIIIALCSQDGSMYAVIKEILRRRGVNIGGVRAPMQNISVEDAGRIDGIVQMIDQAIERHCK; encoded by the coding sequence ATGGCTTTATTAGAAAAGTTTCATGGTATATTGCCGGCCTTATACGCTTGTTATGACGACGAAGGCAACATTTCGGAAACGCGAACGAAGGATCTATGCGACTACTTGTTGGGTAAAGGGGTTCAAGGGGTGTATGTTGGCGGAAGCTCCGGAGAATGTATTTATCAAAATCTCGATGAGCGCAAAGCAACGTTGACTTATGCTGCCCATCAGCTCAAAGGCAAAATGACTTTGATTGCCCATGTGGGGGCTCCTTCCACAAGAGACAGTATCGAATTAGCGAAACATGCAGCTGAACTAGGATATGATGCGTTGTCTGCTATTCCGCCGATTTATTTTAAACTGCCTGACCGTGCGGTTTATAAATATTGGAGCGATATTATCGAGGCAACATCTCTTCCATTTATTATCTATAACATTCCGCAAACGACAGGGTATACGTTAAGTCCAGCACTATTTGCCAAGCTGCTAGAGAACAAGAAAGTGATTGGCGTTAAAAACTCCTCGATGCCCACGATGGACATCGAACGATTTAAAAGAGTCGGCGGAGAAGACGTGATTGTATTTAACGGCCCAGACGAGCAATTTGTTTCCGGAAGAATTATGGGAGCCGACGCCGGAATTGGCGGAACCTATGCATCCATGCCGGAACTATTTCTACAAGCCAATGAATTCGTAATGGCTGGGAAATTTGCAGAAGCGACAGTGATTCAAAGCGATATTAACGATATTATTATCGCGCTTTGCTCTCAGGATGGTTCAATGTATGCCGTCATCAAGGAAATACTTAGAAGAAGAGGCGTAAATATCGGCGGGGTAAGAGCACCGATGCAGAATATTAGCGTAGAAGATGCGGGAAGAATCGATGGTATCGTACAAATGATTGACCAGGCTATCGAACGCCACTGTAAGTAA
- a CDS encoding IS4 family transposase yields MIEQSILQNQLPNEIKPAFKELKVLQHLRTAGFKKRFGYTCSFLFQLVFVLLFHHKNWFRLLESEKGDTFPGKDAIYRFLNHSGYAWRKFLSLLSSSTIDKIRPLTGEDRMSAFVVDDSMFERNRSKKVELLSRFKDHATGSFYKGFRMLTLGWSDGHTFIPVDFSLLASMKSQINGIMQGIDKRTSGYKRRVEALLPAPEIIPSMIDRALSAGVQASYVLMDSWFTHAPLIQAIVDRGLDVIGMVKADKKRYLVDERRLSLQELYYEAIPVQGKNKGILRSIRTELSPGIPVMMVFVRHRSKKKEWLAILCTDLTISEEKMIQIYGIRWDIEVFFKCAKSLLRLQKEFQGRSYDLLISHTTIVFSRYILLAWQHRQSTDNRTLGGLFYLLCDEVGQLDWAVALKQLIELIEDISKKASKKITTLIQTQLQQWIAGLPSYIKAYLPISSCES; encoded by the coding sequence ATGATAGAGCAAAGCATATTACAAAATCAACTTCCAAATGAAATTAAACCCGCTTTTAAAGAGCTGAAAGTATTGCAACATTTAAGAACAGCTGGATTTAAAAAGAGATTTGGTTATACCTGTTCGTTTTTATTCCAGCTTGTCTTTGTCCTTTTGTTTCACCACAAAAACTGGTTCCGCCTGTTGGAAAGCGAGAAAGGTGATACGTTTCCTGGGAAGGATGCGATCTATCGATTCCTGAATCACAGCGGCTATGCATGGCGCAAATTTCTGTCATTGCTTAGTTCCTCCACTATCGATAAAATTCGCCCACTGACAGGTGAAGATCGCATGTCTGCATTTGTTGTTGACGACTCCATGTTTGAGCGCAATCGTAGCAAGAAGGTTGAACTGCTTTCTCGATTTAAAGATCATGCAACGGGTTCCTTTTATAAAGGATTTCGGATGCTTACGCTAGGCTGGTCGGATGGTCATACGTTTATTCCCGTTGACTTCTCCTTGCTAGCTTCGATGAAATCGCAAATAAATGGGATCATGCAAGGGATCGACAAGAGAACGTCTGGCTACAAGCGTCGGGTCGAAGCTTTGCTTCCTGCTCCTGAAATTATTCCATCGATGATTGATCGTGCGCTTTCCGCTGGTGTGCAGGCTTCATACGTGCTAATGGATAGTTGGTTCACACATGCTCCATTAATCCAAGCCATCGTTGATCGAGGCCTAGATGTGATCGGCATGGTCAAAGCGGATAAGAAGCGTTATCTTGTTGACGAACGCCGATTATCTTTGCAAGAACTTTATTATGAAGCCATCCCTGTTCAAGGAAAAAACAAGGGAATCTTACGCTCTATCCGTACCGAGTTGTCTCCAGGGATTCCAGTCATGATGGTTTTCGTGCGTCACCGCTCAAAAAAGAAAGAATGGCTTGCCATTCTATGCACCGACCTAACGATTTCGGAAGAAAAAATGATTCAGATATACGGCATTCGCTGGGATATCGAAGTCTTCTTTAAGTGTGCCAAATCCTTACTGCGCCTACAAAAAGAGTTTCAAGGACGCTCATATGATCTCCTTATCAGCCATACCACGATTGTTTTTTCACGGTATATTTTGCTAGCGTGGCAACACCGACAAAGTACCGACAACCGTACGCTTGGTGGCTTGTTTTATTTGCTATGTGATGAAGTAGGTCAGCTAGATTGGGCTGTAGCCTTAAAACAACTGATTGAATTAATCGAAGATATCTCCAAGAAAGCCAGTAAGAAGATCACAACACTCATTCAAACACAACTACAGCAATGGATCGCTGGCTTGCCCAGTTACATCAAGGCTTATTTGCCGATTTCAAGCTGCGAAAGTTGA